One Myripristis murdjan chromosome 18, fMyrMur1.1, whole genome shotgun sequence DNA window includes the following coding sequences:
- the LOC115376449 gene encoding uncharacterized protein LOC115376449, with translation MDSRHVLVLGVLVCLCHGVCMRIIPEQAGLTDNKEQAALSPVDRGRHNDFMHFTEEMSGAVHSGSEDGEEDAAAFISTPSIDHDAPDHSATGTPEIESSVAVETANINIINAEDEEETSGDASQRVFFSGEPLIVDRGDNADPEFNQEEGSGEHSGDGTAPGSFLRAVSVPVPDVERGGQEVSCEISCDEEEASTFVSSSLDDPSVQPQRPTETTPSEATAATSTGGSSLSTALLVQPSTGKSPQQAAPSSKPSLLQLILQAFAPRPAPKSLPVSTATGGPHSSTGSAAATTASREDEEEELKVTGALS, from the exons TGGCCTCACTGACAATAAGGAACAAGCAGCACTGAGTCCAGTTGACCGAGGCCGACACAATGACTTCATGCACTTTACAGAGGAGATGAGTGGAGCAGTTCATAGTGGCAGCGAGGACGGCGAAGAAGACGCTGCTGCCTTCATTTCCACGCCATCCATCGACCATGATGCTCCTGACCATTCTGCCACAGGGACGCCTGAGATTGAAAGTAGTGTCGCCGTGGAAACTGCGAACATCAATATTATCAACgcagaagatgaggaggaaacgAGCGGAGATGCCAGTCAGAGGGTGTTTTTCTCTGGTGAGCCGCTGATTGTTGACCGTGGTGATAATGCTGACCCTGAATTCAACCAAGAAGAGGGGAGCGGTGAGCACAGCGGAGATGGGACAGCGCCCGGGTCATTCCTCAGGGCAGTGAGTGTACCTGTACCTgatgtggagagaggaggacaagaaGTGAGCTGTGAAATCTCTTGTG atgaagaggaagccTCCACCTTTGTCAGCTCCAGCCTTGATGACCCCTCAGTGCAGCCTCAGAGGCCCACAGAG ACGACTCCCTCAGAGGCCACTGCTGCTACGTCCACTGGTGGCTCCAGCCTCTCCACGGCTCTGCTGGTTCAGCCCTCCACAGGCAAGAGCCCCCAGCAGGCTGCTCCCTCCAGCAAGCCCAGCCTCCTGCAGCTCATACTGCAGGCTTTCGCCCCCCGTCCCGCTCCGAAATCCCTCCCTGTGTCCACCGCCACTGGTGGGCCACACTCCTCCACCGGGAGTGCTGCTGCCACCACAGCATCCAgagaggacgaggaagaggagctgaAGGTGACAGGTGCTCTTTCCTAA